From Solanum lycopersicum chromosome 4, SLM_r2.1:
ATTAAAATTTCTGACTTTATCACTGTTATTCAAGATATGACATTATTTCACGGGTACACTTCAATAATTACGATTGTTCTATTAGCTACGAgttatttagtgattttttcCGAAGCTACGACGACATCATCAAGTCAATTGTCAAATGCAATTTTGATTAAAGTAGATCAATCTGGTAAAGGTGATTACAAGAAAATACAAGATGCAATTGATGCAGTGCCTTCAAAGAATACACAACATGTATTTATTTTGGTCAAGCCTGGTGTTTATAGAGAAAAAGTTGTTGTTCCAAGTGACAAGCCATTTATAACAATTAGTGGGAGAAAAACAACAGTCAAAAATACTATAATTACTGGAAATGATTATGGAGATATATTCAAGTCTCCAACTTTCACTGTTTTTGCTTCTGACTTTGTGGCTAGATACCTTACAATTCAGGTATGttgcataatttatttatttttataatcgCGATCGTTATTTCTGTTTTTTCAAACTGTTTTTTCTCGAGTTAAAAATCTATCAGAAATAGTGTAGGGTTAAGATTTGTGTATGCTCCACCCTCTCTAGACCCTATTCTGTGAATTTACACCGGGTTTATTACCGTTGTTGTTGATCATATTATTGTAGTTTAATGAATCCATTAGGTTACTTTGTTAGGTGATAAAAATTAGTACATGAAAATATGATTCAGTCAATGGATTAATAATATGTCTATTTTATTAGTTTAGCCTATTTTGATTCTTCAATTCAGTTTATCTAAAAGTTAGATTAATTTAGGCTAAATAACTCGCCTAAATTTACCAATGAGAAACCTTATATCagaataattttatatacatatatatatatatatgatgataataataataatgataagaaGTATTATTAggtgattaaataaattataagaaaacaaacaaattaattaagatATGTGAGAGTTGGGTGGGTTGGATATTGACTCATTTTTTATCCCATTTTGACTGACCTGCCTCAAACCAAGTAGTTTTTGAGCTGACGATTTTAACAGTTCATTTTAATCTGTTCAAATGCAATTTATCCCGctcatttattttgttgatgTTAATTAATTACAGAACACATATGGAAGTGGAGCAAAAGCAGTAGCATTGAGAGTAGAAGGAGATAAAGCAACCTTTGTGGGTTGTAGAATTATGTCACATCAAGACACattacttgatgatgttggtagacattattataaaaattgttatattGAAGGTGACACTGATTTCATATGTGGAAATGCTGCTTCTCTATTTGAGGTAACATAAAACATATACAGTATATATGTATTCGatatttacattaaattaattatctgTCTTATTTATCACTTAACTGACACATCTTTTTTTTGGGGTAGAAATGTCATTTGCACTCGCTTTCGCAATCGAATGGGGCTATAACAGCACAACATAGACAATCACCTCAAGAGAATACTGGATTCACTTTCTATGGATGTAAGATTACTGGAGTGAAGAGTGcaattcttgggaggccatggGGTGCTTATGCTAGGGTTATATTTGCTCAAACTTACATGTCAAGTGTTATACTCCCCAATGGTTGGGAAGATTGGAATGACTCCTCTAGACAAAGGTAAGATATATATCGATTTAACTCATTATAAACACCGTCAATATATCGAATATGTATACTATTTTAACTTGTTGATATAACTATAAACAATAACTAAACCTAAGTTCCAAGAAAGTTAGTGGGGTCTATAAGACTAAAACCTACTTGATGTCACCTATATGAATCTTTTTCCTCTATTATCCCTTTGTATTTTATCTAATCCGTATTTATTTCAAGAAATTGTAAGTATTTCCTTTCATGTTATTTTAGGTTCGCCTCCTTCCCCTTTTTTTCCGTCTTTTTACGAGAAGAGGAAATAGAAAGGGGATTATTATGTACCCTCACCAATAAAGTGAGAGTTCAGATAGTCAATTAAATGAACTATAaaaatttctcatctcattGGTAACAGGACATCGTATTTTGCTGAGTACAAGTGTTATGGGCCTGGTGCAAGTTCTAATAAGAGGGTAAATTGGTTAAAGACTTTGTCTAGTGAAGAAGCTGTGCCCTACTTGAAGGAAAGTATTATGGGCCCAAAAAGTTGGACTAGGTCCAAGCCCACACATTTAACACCTTTATCTAAAGTCAAATTCAACAATAAGAGAAGCAGCccataaatcttgaaaatttattttgtactatgtatttgtttttttttttaaaaaaaaaaatagtttagttATTATTTGAACCCTCTACAAATATGACCAATGTTTTAGTGAAGACACAAAAGATCTTGGATTTATTTTGTAGAGAGAGTGGTCTATCTATTCAAAGATTAATGTAATCAAATTCTTGTTCTTAAACAATGTATACTTGTCAACTTTTATCTCTCTTTCGTACGGACGATAAAATTAGCCCATAAAAATATGATTCGTTCTGACCAATTGTTCAGGACAAATATTTTAgtcattcaaaattaaaaatgaataatatttacAACTTTTTTATTATCGCAAACGCTATATCCACCgaaaaaaagatataatcctaaattttatttagttttacatATACAAATGAGAAGTGGATGCCAGGTATATGCTGGAGATAAAAATTGACATTTAAAAGTAACAAAGCAAATTTTGATGttgataatgttttttttttctattagatAATAATATCCAAGTTACATGTTGTCCAATTCCAAGTTTAATATCAATTCCATATAAAGTAACGAATCTTCGAGAAcataaaatcaaacatatttgattcattttttttttaattagaatttaaagCTCAAATTCCTAATACAGAGatataacttatttttcaaactttctATATATAAAACGTAGAAAAATTGTTTTAGCATTTTTTCTATTAGATAATAATATCCAAGTTACATGTTATCCAATTCAAGTTTAATCTCAATTCCATATAAAGTAATGAATCTTCGAGAATATGAAATCAAACatatttgattcatttttttaattagaatttaaagCTCAAATTCCTAATATAGagatttaacttattttatattttaaacgtAGAAAAATTGTTTAAGCATTTCTTTACAAGTAAAAGATAGTCTCTTACTTTTATTGTCCGTAGATTCTTAATTTGGTGTTAGTTTAATTACTATTGAGTACATACACTTTAAAGTATGTTTGCtcagatttttaaataaaaaatactttcttaACTATAATTTatgtctaattaattaattttaatttaacatttGTTAATGTTGTTGCAATAATTAATGTTTGGCTAAAGTAGAAGCACTTAGcctaaaagatttttttttttaaaaaatatttttttaatatgcttTTCAAAAGCAATTTGATTGTCTAACTGGACTAGGATAAGAATACAtattgtgaaattaggtcttagaccTAACTCACACttcaaaagctagctcaaagagagagaaattgttCAAGCCTTATAAGAAGTTTATTTAGACTCTGGTGCGTGGataatttgattttgggggtcccaacatcgggtgagacgagccctgctctgataccatgtgaaattagatcttaggcctaactcacaccctaAAAGTTGCTCAAAGGGAGGAGAACTACCCAATCTTTATAAAAAGTctacccatctcattaaccaccaatACAAAACTTTTATCATTCTTTAACCGATATAAATTATTGGACATACTAATCCATCATAAATATaagatattttcattttctctatattttttattatcttgtatgtATATCTATGGGCGGCTAAAAGAATCCAGGCACTATTAATAGTTATATCTATCCGATATGGCTAAAAAAAATTCAGGCACTATTAATAGTTATTTCTATCTGATATGGCTGCGGTGTAGtagttataaaattattttattcttaatgtgaggttttatttattttattttaataagagGAATTATATTTAGAGGAAGTATTATTTTCGATTGAGCTTATAGTAAgcgaatttaaatttaattaaaattttattataaattctaaatattgaattgaaaataataaaaaaataatagttatttctACAATcccaatttatataatatagttcaaatttcaaagttgaaattattttatttttgattaagcattcaaatatataattcctaagattaattaaaaaaacaacttttttatttataaattataaaaatattataattacaaattaaaaatatttttaaaaatatatgagtaACTCACTATCGAAgaatttcttatttaattttcgAAATTCGAAATATGTCAAAGGCACTAAAGAAACCATATGCTAAAGTCCCTGGTTTGGTATAAATTTAtcctaatttaataataaaatagtgttttgtttttttgttagaGATAAGAGCAGCAAATTAAGGTAGGCCCCACCATAAACCAattgtttgttttcttctctctatAAAATAGACTCAATTTTTCCACcaaattttcatataacaaGTTGAGTGAAATTAATTAACTGTGTGTTAAGTTTAATTAAGAAGTTAATTAGCAATAAAAAGAGATAATTATGGGTTCTCTTATGGCAGGTTGGGACTCTCCTGTTTCTGATCCTCAAGCTAGTAAgttcattttagttttaatttctttaattaatgataaataatataagttcttttataatttatttaattgttttttttctttttttggatttAATTTATAGTGAAATTACGAACAAATAAGTCATTAACAAAGAGAGAGATAGATGCCTATTGGAGATCAAAAAAACTAATTGAAGAAGAGCATCAAAAATATATCTCTACGTTATCCCCTCGAAGCCAAAAACAGGTATACAATATAcggatttaaaattttaaattattataattattgagtTCTGTCGAATTCGtaatattatgataattaatttttgattgtTTTAATTGGAGACAGGCGAATATTGTATTTGAGGAGGCAACTAAAACAGCGGAAGAAAGTCTTTCTAATTTGGAAAATGAGGAAAGTTTGGatcaattaatcaagaaaaatggatggtaattaatttatgaaaaaattaattaaagatatattttattttatcacaatttttaaatttataatcatttaaatagaatttcaaaaatCTAATTTCGGTTCATACCTCTCTATCCCCTTTCAGTTACATCCTTCACCTATGTATCTGGGTGTATGCTAAAATATTCGGATATCTTATACCGAGCTTTCTAGTGCATCCTCTCCTCTTGGATCATCTCGAACATATGTATCTTTATGTCTTCAAATGTATTCGTAAATCCAGTGATATATctgaaattataaattttaagaaattttttgtaatatgaaAAAGATTAGAAAATACTGCAATTGGCTCTTTAAGTCTATGAGATTTAGACAAGTTAATGATCTTTGTTAGCAGTAAGTAGCAAGCTTGACTCCTGGTTTAATTATAGAAAAGATCGGTttttttatagtatatttaattattttagttgattgattaaaaaataataatatattcacttatttataaaaaaaaataattattttttttaattgcagGTGGATAAGTAGCAATTGGGCACATTTAAATGAGCCACCAGTAGAAGTACCAGAAGATTCAGCTTACAAATACGTGTCACAATTTCACGTAGCCAACATGGCTACTGGGTCCAAAACTAAACCCGGTCCAGCCGGAATCAACGCTTGAACCATCGTTTGGCTTTAGACCGGTTGCTAATAAGTACTAGTATATATAgtacttttttttggttaattttattttttttatgacaaactACTTTTAGTTTAATTTGCGAAAGTATTTGTATTTGAGTTGATATTTAGAGTTTGTGTTAAGAGGTGTCGATGCTTGTAATG
This genomic window contains:
- the LOC101268391 gene encoding putative pectinesterase 11, which encodes MTLFHGYTSIITIVLLATSYLVIFSEATTTSSSQLSNAILIKVDQSGKGDYKKIQDAIDAVPSKNTQHVFILVKPGVYREKVVVPSDKPFITISGRKTTVKNTIITGNDYGDIFKSPTFTVFASDFVARYLTIQNTYGSGAKAVALRVEGDKATFVGCRIMSHQDTLLDDVGRHYYKNCYIEGDTDFICGNAASLFEKCHLHSLSQSNGAITAQHRQSPQENTGFTFYGCKITGVKSAILGRPWGAYARVIFAQTYMSSVILPNGWEDWNDSSRQRTSYFAEYKCYGPGASSNKRVNWLKTLSSEEAVPYLKESIMGPKSWTRSKPTHLTPLSKVKFNNKRSSP
- the LOC101245159 gene encoding uncharacterized protein, producing MGSLMAGWDSPVSDPQAMKLRTNKSLTKREIDAYWRSKKLIEEEHQKYISTLSPRSQKQANIVFEEATKTAEESLSNLENEESLDQLIKKNGWWISSNWAHLNEPPVEVPEDSAYKYVSQFHVANMATGSKTKPGPAGINA